The following coding sequences lie in one Mesorhizobium sp. NZP2298 genomic window:
- a CDS encoding NAD(P)/FAD-dependent oxidoreductase has protein sequence MPATDPPKSADLVVVGAGYTGLNAALAAAKAGLDVVVLDREHPGSAASGRNGGHISTSMKPGLAELSARIGETQARQVLGIGFSAVRYLNQLIAQEGIDCHLETCGHFTGAHKPSAMTGLAAWAEEQQSLGNPVELVRKQDQRSYCGTDHFHGGVFMPAWQSLHPGRYVAGLTERVMATGARIHGAQEVVSLAQSASGVQVGLAGGAAIRARSVIVATNAQTGPATPRLRRQIIPIASVQIATEALDKALVAELHPRRAMSYDSRRLVTYTRPSPDGTRVLVGSRVRFRPGDPEASRHKMHARMERFFPELRGVRSQYLWGGLVGYTFDHLPHIGSDGAVHHAMGYCGTGVAMASYFGNVLGRRAAGEGNETLTPLDGMPFASAPFYRGRPWFLPFAFAWYAFKDRFG, from the coding sequence ATGCCTGCCACGGATCCACCCAAGAGCGCCGATCTCGTCGTCGTCGGTGCCGGCTACACCGGGCTCAACGCCGCGCTCGCCGCGGCCAAGGCCGGGCTCGATGTCGTCGTGCTCGACCGCGAGCATCCGGGTTCTGCCGCGAGCGGACGCAATGGCGGTCATATTTCGACATCCATGAAACCAGGCCTGGCGGAACTGTCGGCCAGGATCGGCGAGACACAGGCCCGGCAGGTTCTGGGCATCGGCTTCTCCGCCGTACGCTATCTAAACCAGTTGATCGCCCAGGAGGGCATCGACTGCCATCTGGAAACCTGCGGTCATTTCACCGGGGCACATAAGCCGTCGGCAATGACGGGCCTCGCGGCATGGGCCGAAGAACAACAGTCGCTCGGCAACCCGGTGGAGCTCGTCCGCAAGCAAGATCAACGCAGCTATTGCGGCACCGATCATTTCCATGGCGGGGTGTTCATGCCCGCCTGGCAATCTCTGCACCCGGGACGCTACGTCGCCGGCTTGACCGAACGCGTGATGGCGACTGGCGCACGGATCCATGGGGCGCAGGAGGTCGTTTCGCTAGCTCAATCGGCCAGCGGCGTGCAGGTCGGCCTTGCAGGCGGGGCGGCCATCCGTGCCCGCTCGGTCATCGTTGCGACCAATGCGCAAACAGGCCCCGCCACCCCACGCTTGCGTCGCCAGATCATTCCGATCGCCTCGGTCCAGATCGCGACCGAGGCCCTCGACAAGGCGCTGGTTGCCGAACTTCATCCACGCCGCGCCATGAGCTACGACAGCCGCAGGCTGGTCACCTATACACGCCCCTCCCCCGACGGAACGCGAGTGCTGGTCGGCAGCCGGGTCCGTTTCAGACCAGGCGACCCCGAGGCTTCGCGGCACAAGATGCACGCGCGCATGGAACGCTTCTTTCCCGAGCTTCGCGGGGTCCGCAGCCAATATCTGTGGGGAGGGCTGGTGGGCTACACCTTCGATCATCTGCCGCATATCGGCAGCGACGGCGCGGTCCATCATGCGATGGGATATTGCGGCACCGGCGTGGCGATGGCCAGCTATTTCGGCAATGTGCTCGGCCGCCGGGCCGCTGGTGAAGGTAACGAGACGCTGACGCCGCTCGATGGCATGCCATTTGCGTCGGCGCCGTTTTACCGCGGCCGACCCTGGTTCCTACCCTTTGCCTTCGCTTGGTACGCGTTCAAGGACCGTTTTGGATGA
- a CDS encoding GntR family transcriptional regulator, whose protein sequence is MQTANSTDTTETIGAAGRIQRSNSLVEDVYEAIFAQLMALKIAPGSRITVDSLVKEFNVSHTPIREALGRLEGEGLVLKTHLIGYRAAPQITRRRFDELYEMRLLLEPHAAAKAAAAMDEAKLNTLLEAAGVMSRREGKDDRLRYSNFARQDAIFHDKIMEFSENELIRETLSHQHTHFHIFRLMYHSRVTEEALDEHEAILAAFGRADPDAAQEAMRVHIEHSRDRLLPAFD, encoded by the coding sequence ATGCAGACCGCGAACTCAACCGACACGACCGAAACGATTGGCGCAGCGGGGCGTATCCAGCGCTCCAACAGCCTGGTCGAAGATGTCTACGAAGCTATCTTCGCTCAGCTTATGGCGCTGAAGATCGCGCCGGGTTCACGCATCACTGTCGATAGCCTGGTCAAGGAATTCAACGTCTCGCACACACCGATCCGGGAGGCGCTCGGCCGCCTCGAAGGCGAAGGCCTGGTGCTCAAGACGCATCTCATTGGTTACCGCGCAGCACCCCAGATTACCCGCCGCCGTTTCGACGAATTGTACGAGATGCGTCTTCTGCTTGAGCCGCATGCCGCGGCGAAAGCCGCCGCTGCCATGGACGAAGCGAAGCTCAACACTTTGCTGGAAGCGGCCGGCGTGATGTCACGGCGCGAAGGCAAGGACGATCGCCTGCGCTATTCGAATTTCGCCCGGCAGGACGCGATCTTCCACGACAAGATCATGGAGTTTTCCGAAAACGAACTCATTCGGGAGACGTTGAGCCACCAGCACACCCATTTCCATATCTTCCGCCTGATGTACCATTCCCGCGTGACCGAGGAAGCGCTCGACGAACACGAGGCGATTCTCGCCGCATTCGGTCGGGCCGACCCGGACGCCGCCCAAGAGGCCATGCGCGTCCATATCGAGCATTCCCGCGATCGCTTGCTTCCGGCATTCGATTGA
- a CDS encoding DJ-1/PfpI family protein, which produces MPGKKILMLTGEFTEEYEIFVYQQAMEAVGHTVHVVCPDKNAGDVIKTSLHDFEGDQTYTEKLGHYALINKTFSDAEKQLDQYHAVYCAGGRGPEYIRTDKRVQAIVRHFHEAQKPIFTICHGVQILIAVDGVVRGKKVGALGACEPEVTLAGGTYIDLSPTEAYVDGTMVSAKGWTALAAFIRECLKVLGTEIRHN; this is translated from the coding sequence ATGCCAGGCAAAAAGATACTGATGCTGACCGGTGAGTTCACCGAAGAATACGAAATCTTCGTCTATCAGCAGGCGATGGAAGCCGTGGGTCACACGGTCCACGTCGTGTGCCCGGACAAGAACGCCGGAGACGTGATCAAGACCTCGCTGCACGATTTCGAGGGCGACCAGACCTATACCGAAAAGCTCGGCCACTACGCGCTGATCAACAAGACGTTTTCCGACGCTGAGAAGCAGCTCGACCAATACCACGCGGTCTATTGCGCCGGCGGTCGTGGCCCTGAGTATATCCGCACCGACAAGCGCGTTCAGGCGATCGTGCGTCATTTCCATGAAGCCCAAAAGCCTATCTTCACGATCTGCCATGGCGTTCAAATTCTCATTGCAGTCGATGGCGTCGTGCGCGGCAAGAAGGTTGGCGCATTGGGGGCTTGCGAGCCGGAAGTCACACTCGCCGGCGGCACCTACATCGACCTGTCTCCGACGGAGGCTTATGTCGACGGGACGATGGTTTCGGCCAAAGGCTGGACGGCCTTGGCAGCCTTCATCCGGGAATGCCTGAAAGTGCTCGGCACGGAAATCCGGCATAACTAA
- a CDS encoding hydantoinase B/oxoprolinase family protein: MKHDPITTEVVRHALETIAEEMGTAMRRTAMSVVIKDLRDYSCAVFDSRGRLLACALDIPGLMAAMAPALQATLAKWGDDVVEGDVFITNHPYMGCAHTSDINIFVPVFGSDGGLVGFTGAIAHHADWGGRVPGTAAYDSRSLYQEGVVLPALKLFEAGQPIQAIFDIIHQNVRHPDQNMGDLRAQLASARAGRDRFVQLSKTYGPRELRAILSGLIDYTAKRVRAELTSLPNGTWTAEGAIDDNGITPGARVRYVVDVTLEEDGITFDFSRGDKQMPGGMNIPWASLRSAVQYALTCILPDDIPVNEGVMDAVTIVAPVGGAVNPAHPAAVGDRHIACERLCDVLVNAMGQIAPERGSAGWCVGFPVFICESVSPKTGDSAVLLGIIAGGAGAATDRDGASGMDVHLSNCAIIPAESIESNYTLRIDRYELIQDSGGAGQFRGGLGIRADYRNISGKAMDVQTEVEQSAADSPPWPLAEGRPGTNCSVWMIADGKEEALPSKGYFSIPPGGTVSMRGGGGGGSGDPRGRPIETVLADLRAGFISADAASSLYGVDPATGARA; this comes from the coding sequence ATGAAGCACGATCCGATAACGACCGAAGTCGTCCGCCATGCCCTCGAGACCATTGCCGAGGAGATGGGCACAGCCATGCGCCGCACGGCGATGAGCGTGGTCATCAAGGACCTGCGGGACTACTCCTGCGCCGTGTTTGACTCGCGGGGACGCCTGCTGGCTTGCGCACTGGACATTCCCGGCCTCATGGCCGCCATGGCGCCGGCGCTTCAGGCAACGCTTGCGAAGTGGGGCGATGATGTCGTCGAAGGCGACGTGTTCATCACCAACCATCCCTATATGGGTTGCGCACATACATCCGATATCAACATCTTCGTCCCCGTCTTCGGCTCCGACGGCGGCCTGGTGGGGTTCACGGGCGCCATCGCGCATCACGCAGATTGGGGTGGTCGCGTGCCGGGCACGGCCGCCTATGACAGCCGGTCGCTCTATCAGGAAGGCGTCGTGCTGCCCGCGCTCAAACTGTTCGAGGCCGGCCAGCCGATACAGGCGATCTTCGATATTATACACCAGAACGTACGTCATCCTGATCAGAACATGGGCGATCTGCGCGCCCAGCTTGCGTCAGCGCGAGCTGGGCGGGATCGCTTTGTCCAGCTGAGCAAGACCTACGGCCCGAGGGAGTTGCGGGCAATCCTTTCCGGCCTGATCGACTACACCGCCAAGCGCGTGCGCGCCGAGCTTACCAGCTTGCCCAACGGCACATGGACCGCCGAAGGCGCAATCGACGACAATGGCATCACGCCGGGCGCGCGCGTCCGCTATGTCGTCGATGTCACGCTCGAGGAGGATGGCATCACCTTCGACTTTTCGCGCGGCGACAAGCAGATGCCCGGCGGCATGAACATTCCCTGGGCGTCGCTCCGCTCCGCCGTGCAGTATGCGTTGACCTGCATCCTGCCGGACGACATTCCGGTCAATGAAGGCGTCATGGACGCCGTCACGATCGTTGCGCCGGTGGGAGGGGCGGTGAACCCGGCGCATCCGGCGGCGGTGGGAGACCGGCATATCGCCTGCGAACGGCTCTGTGACGTGTTGGTCAATGCAATGGGCCAGATCGCTCCGGAGCGCGGCTCGGCGGGCTGGTGCGTCGGCTTCCCCGTCTTCATCTGCGAAAGCGTCTCTCCCAAGACCGGCGACAGCGCGGTGCTGCTCGGCATCATTGCCGGGGGTGCCGGCGCCGCGACTGATCGCGACGGGGCAAGCGGCATGGATGTCCATCTATCCAATTGCGCGATCATTCCGGCCGAAAGCATCGAGAGCAACTACACCCTGCGGATCGACCGCTATGAATTGATCCAGGACAGCGGTGGGGCCGGGCAGTTCCGCGGCGGCCTCGGAATCCGGGCCGATTACCGAAACATCTCCGGCAAGGCGATGGACGTGCAGACCGAGGTCGAACAAAGTGCGGCCGACTCGCCGCCGTGGCCTCTGGCCGAAGGTCGGCCGGGCACGAACTGTTCGGTCTGGATGATCGCGGACGGCAAGGAAGAGGCGCTGCCCTCCAAAGGCTACTTCTCGATCCCGCCCGGCGGCACCGTCTCCATGCGCGGCGGTGGCGGCGGGGGTAGCGGCGATCCACGCGGCCGCCCCATCGAGACTGTTTTGGCCGACCTGCGCGCCGGCTTCATCAGCGCCGACGCGGCAAGCAGCCTCTACGGCGTAGATCCGGCGACCGGCGCGAGGGCCTGA
- a CDS encoding ABC transporter permease yields the protein MIGSPTTRRISDLNLTWTDVGPFLALAALLVAGFLINPDFLSATNLANVITRSAFIAIIAVGATFVISSGGLDLSVGSMAAFVTGITIMFMNAMAPHAGLWAIPAGMVVAILVGLLCGLANGLIVTVGRIEPFIATLGTMGIFRALITYLTDGGTIPIDRSLRDAYRPVYFGTVAGIPIPILISIAVAAVASFILYKMKYGRKCAAVGANEDVARYSGISVIKTRTIAYIVQGACVAIAAICYVPRLGAATPTTGQLWELQVITAVVIGGTALRGGKGHVWGTVAGAVILELIANLMVLSDFVSEYLVAAVQGIIIIIAMLIQRFSNSK from the coding sequence ATGATCGGATCCCCGACGACGCGCCGGATCAGTGATTTGAATCTCACCTGGACCGACGTCGGACCTTTCCTGGCATTGGCTGCCCTGCTCGTAGCGGGCTTTCTCATCAATCCGGACTTCCTCTCGGCCACCAACCTTGCCAACGTGATCACCCGCAGCGCCTTCATCGCGATCATCGCGGTTGGTGCGACGTTCGTCATCTCGTCGGGAGGGCTTGATCTTTCCGTCGGCTCGATGGCCGCTTTCGTCACCGGCATCACGATCATGTTCATGAACGCGATGGCGCCGCATGCCGGCCTCTGGGCCATTCCCGCCGGAATGGTCGTTGCGATCCTGGTCGGGTTGCTGTGTGGGCTCGCCAACGGGCTGATCGTCACGGTCGGCCGGATCGAGCCGTTCATCGCGACGCTTGGCACTATGGGAATTTTCCGGGCGCTGATCACCTATCTGACCGACGGCGGCACGATCCCGATCGACCGGTCGCTGCGCGACGCCTACCGACCTGTCTATTTCGGTACGGTCGCGGGTATTCCGATCCCGATCCTGATATCCATCGCGGTCGCGGCCGTCGCGTCCTTCATCCTCTACAAGATGAAATACGGACGCAAATGCGCGGCTGTAGGCGCCAATGAGGATGTCGCGCGCTATTCCGGCATCTCGGTCATCAAGACCCGCACCATCGCCTACATCGTCCAGGGCGCGTGCGTGGCGATCGCCGCGATCTGCTACGTGCCGCGCCTGGGGGCCGCCACGCCGACCACCGGGCAGCTCTGGGAGTTGCAGGTGATCACCGCCGTGGTGATCGGCGGCACCGCATTGCGCGGCGGCAAGGGCCATGTGTGGGGAACAGTCGCCGGCGCGGTCATCCTGGAACTGATCGCCAACCTGATGGTGCTGTCGGACTTCGTTTCCGAGTACCTCGTGGCCGCCGTTCAGGGCATCATCATCATCATCGCCATGCTCATCCAGCGGTTTTCCAATTCGAAATAG
- a CDS encoding sugar ABC transporter ATP-binding protein, translating into MSIAANIAGEGGSTLPSGDMPGAVEPVLRAGHLSKQYGPVTVLADVTLDVLPSEIHAIIGENGAGKSTLMRLLSGYVEPSSGTLSMNGHPVEFTKPSQAQDAGIALVHQEILLAEALTVADNLFLGRELSRGPVVDDRTMRRLAAEKLAQIGCFVSPTALVRDISLADRQMVQIARALLDDYKVVIFDEPTAVLTGGEVERLLEIVLQLKAHGTAVLYISHRLDEVQRLADKVTVLRDGKMVGTYPGKTMNQMDMARLMVGRELAALYPEKTGASSDIPMLSVRNATVPGYAEDVSFTVHKGEILGFAGMVGAGRTELFEGIVGLRPATATVELEGKPVHFQSQRAAIDAGIGYLTEDRKGKGLLLQERLAPNLTLSALGVFHPGLSIGRRRETEALEKAVETYDIRVKSPAAKAAQLSGGNQQKLLLAKILLTNPSVVIIDEPTRGIDIANKAQIYAFIHGLVAKGKACIVISSEMQELIGICDRILVMREGHVTGEVSGAEMTESNVALLATSGPKPGPKAKGGTEWLS; encoded by the coding sequence ATGTCCATTGCCGCCAATATCGCAGGGGAGGGAGGAAGCACGCTGCCCTCTGGCGACATGCCGGGCGCCGTCGAACCGGTGCTGCGCGCCGGGCACCTGTCGAAACAATACGGCCCGGTGACGGTGCTCGCGGACGTCACGCTCGACGTCCTGCCCAGTGAGATCCACGCCATAATCGGCGAAAACGGTGCCGGCAAATCGACATTGATGAGGCTGCTTTCCGGCTATGTCGAGCCAAGCAGCGGCACCTTGTCGATGAACGGCCACCCGGTGGAATTCACCAAGCCCAGCCAGGCGCAGGATGCCGGCATCGCGCTGGTGCATCAGGAGATCCTGCTCGCCGAGGCGCTGACGGTGGCGGACAATCTGTTTCTCGGGCGTGAGCTTTCGCGCGGCCCGGTCGTGGATGACCGTACCATGCGGCGGTTGGCGGCCGAGAAGCTGGCGCAGATCGGCTGTTTCGTATCGCCGACCGCGTTGGTGCGCGACATCTCGCTGGCCGACCGGCAGATGGTGCAGATCGCGCGCGCGTTGCTCGACGACTACAAGGTGGTGATCTTCGACGAACCGACCGCCGTGCTGACCGGCGGTGAGGTCGAACGGCTGCTGGAAATCGTCCTGCAGTTGAAGGCCCATGGCACCGCAGTGCTCTATATCAGCCACCGGTTGGACGAGGTGCAAAGGCTCGCCGATAAGGTGACCGTGCTGCGCGACGGCAAGATGGTTGGCACCTATCCCGGCAAGACGATGAACCAGATGGACATGGCGCGCCTCATGGTCGGCCGTGAGCTGGCTGCGCTCTACCCCGAAAAGACCGGGGCATCATCCGATATCCCGATGCTGAGCGTCAGGAACGCCACCGTTCCCGGCTATGCCGAGGATGTGTCGTTCACGGTCCACAAGGGCGAGATACTCGGCTTTGCCGGGATGGTCGGCGCCGGCCGCACCGAGCTGTTCGAGGGTATCGTCGGCCTGCGCCCGGCAACCGCCACGGTCGAGCTCGAGGGCAAGCCGGTCCACTTCCAGTCGCAGCGCGCCGCGATCGACGCCGGCATCGGCTACCTGACCGAGGACCGCAAGGGCAAGGGATTGCTGCTGCAGGAGCGCCTGGCACCCAATCTGACACTCTCTGCGCTCGGCGTCTTCCATCCCGGCCTTTCGATAGGCCGCCGACGCGAAACGGAAGCCTTGGAAAAGGCCGTCGAGACCTATGACATCAGGGTGAAAAGCCCGGCCGCAAAGGCGGCTCAACTCTCGGGCGGCAACCAGCAGAAACTGCTTCTGGCCAAGATCCTTTTGACCAACCCGTCGGTGGTCATCATCGATGAGCCGACGCGCGGCATCGATATAGCCAACAAGGCGCAGATCTACGCCTTCATCCACGGTCTGGTCGCCAAGGGGAAGGCCTGCATCGTCATCTCCTCGGAGATGCAGGAGCTGATCGGCATCTGCGACCGCATCCTGGTGATGCGTGAAGGGCATGTCACAGGGGAAGTCAGCGGCGCCGAAATGACTGAAAGCAATGTGGCGCTGCTGGCAACCAGTGGCCCGAAGCCGGGGCCAAAGGCCAAGGGAGGAACAGAATGGCTGTCATGA
- a CDS encoding hydantoinase/oxoprolinase family protein has product MSNVLGIDIGGTFTDLILMREDGAVVEKVPSTPANPAQAIVNGLQVLKSRHGVDLSSLSLFCHGSTVATNALLEGKLPATALVVTKGFRDVLEIGSMMRPSLFDLRAQKPVPIVRRELVFEVEERIGRAGDIDTPLTKEAIDALIEKLRSVSVRSVAICLLFSFRNDRHERVLAKAIRAALPDVSVMVSADVAPEINEYPRASTTAISATLEPLVARYIEEMSRGVVAEGLTAPVYVMQSSGGVMTAEETAANAHRMILSGPAAGVLAAQRLAEATPYANMITFDMGGTSTDICLIKDARAELERESVFEGRPLRVPQFAIHTIGAGGGSIARVDAAGMLKVGPESSGAIPGPVCYGRGGTQPTVTDAHAVLGRIDPSSFLGGEMTLDVAAARRAVDEHVAKPLGLGIEEAAQGILDIADAAMARGVRVVSVNKGHDPRDFSLMPFGGAGAMHALTVGALVEVGRVVVPQRAGIFSAVGLASSDVKYDFIRVVEKPLDAMRPTEFDDVYAPMNAQAVDRLNRRMPSGATIDLVKTAQLRYMRQDNKVEIRLPTGEFSAEALDRLAADFHDAHLFQFGHNNPEGRIEVVSLSLEAFGRMGHARAEPIGPTPARQPTEAQSFRRVYFKETGWSEVAVYNRSEFRPGASFEGPAIIEEREATVIVTPGVAGHVDGGGNIVLERAPAKVEA; this is encoded by the coding sequence ATGAGCAACGTGCTTGGAATAGACATTGGTGGAACGTTCACCGATCTGATCCTCATGCGAGAGGATGGAGCGGTGGTGGAGAAAGTCCCGAGCACGCCCGCCAATCCAGCTCAAGCCATCGTCAACGGCCTGCAGGTCCTCAAATCGCGGCACGGCGTCGATCTGTCGTCGCTCAGTCTGTTCTGCCATGGCTCGACGGTGGCGACGAACGCGCTGCTGGAAGGTAAATTGCCGGCGACGGCGCTGGTGGTCACCAAGGGCTTCCGGGACGTTCTCGAGATCGGCTCGATGATGCGGCCGTCGTTGTTCGATCTGAGGGCGCAGAAGCCAGTTCCGATCGTGCGACGCGAGCTCGTCTTCGAAGTGGAGGAGCGGATCGGCCGTGCGGGCGACATCGACACGCCCCTGACGAAGGAAGCGATCGACGCGCTGATCGAGAAGCTCCGCTCGGTATCGGTGCGCTCGGTCGCCATCTGCCTGCTATTCAGCTTCCGCAATGATCGGCACGAACGCGTGCTCGCCAAGGCCATCCGTGCCGCGCTTCCGGATGTATCGGTCATGGTAAGCGCCGACGTCGCGCCCGAGATCAATGAATACCCGCGCGCCTCGACCACCGCGATCAGCGCCACGCTCGAACCGCTGGTGGCACGCTACATCGAAGAGATGAGTCGAGGCGTTGTCGCCGAGGGGCTCACGGCACCGGTCTATGTCATGCAGAGCTCGGGCGGCGTGATGACAGCGGAGGAAACGGCGGCCAACGCGCATCGCATGATCCTGTCAGGCCCAGCGGCCGGCGTCCTGGCTGCCCAGCGGCTGGCCGAGGCGACGCCTTACGCCAACATGATCACATTCGATATGGGCGGCACCTCGACCGACATATGCCTCATCAAGGATGCCCGCGCCGAGCTCGAACGCGAATCCGTGTTCGAGGGCAGGCCGCTGCGTGTGCCCCAGTTCGCGATCCACACGATCGGCGCTGGCGGAGGCTCGATTGCCCGGGTCGACGCCGCCGGCATGCTCAAGGTCGGGCCCGAAAGCTCAGGCGCCATCCCCGGGCCAGTCTGCTATGGCCGTGGCGGAACGCAGCCGACGGTGACCGACGCGCATGCCGTGCTCGGACGCATAGATCCGTCGAGCTTCCTGGGTGGCGAAATGACGCTGGATGTCGCTGCGGCGCGCAGGGCTGTAGACGAGCACGTTGCGAAGCCGCTTGGCCTCGGCATCGAGGAGGCTGCCCAGGGCATTCTGGACATTGCCGACGCCGCAATGGCGCGCGGTGTTCGGGTGGTCAGCGTCAACAAGGGCCATGATCCGCGCGACTTCTCGCTGATGCCGTTCGGCGGGGCCGGCGCCATGCATGCGCTCACCGTTGGTGCGCTGGTCGAGGTCGGGCGCGTGGTCGTTCCGCAACGAGCGGGGATCTTCTCCGCAGTCGGGCTAGCCAGTTCCGACGTCAAATACGATTTCATCCGCGTGGTCGAGAAGCCGCTGGATGCAATGCGGCCGACCGAATTCGACGACGTCTACGCGCCGATGAATGCGCAAGCGGTCGACAGGCTGAACCGCAGGATGCCTTCCGGTGCGACCATCGACCTCGTCAAGACCGCGCAGCTTCGATACATGCGCCAAGACAACAAGGTCGAGATCAGGCTGCCCACCGGAGAGTTTTCGGCCGAAGCCCTGGATAGGTTGGCCGCCGATTTCCATGACGCTCACCTGTTCCAGTTTGGACACAACAATCCGGAAGGCAGGATCGAAGTCGTCTCGCTGTCATTGGAAGCCTTCGGCCGGATGGGCCATGCGCGGGCCGAGCCGATCGGACCGACGCCCGCTCGCCAACCAACCGAAGCACAGTCCTTCCGCCGGGTCTACTTCAAGGAAACCGGCTGGAGCGAGGTGGCGGTCTACAACCGAAGTGAATTCCGGCCTGGCGCGTCGTTCGAAGGCCCGGCCATCATCGAGGAACGCGAGGCGACGGTGATCGTCACGCCGGGCGTCGCCGGTCATGTCGATGGTGGTGGCAACATCGTTCTCGAACGCGCCCCGGCCAAGGTGGAAGCATGA
- a CDS encoding cupin domain-containing protein, whose amino-acid sequence MTSLAIPLDDLPSQEDLPFQLILEGGEVWQRGHRLVDRTLADSGRVTAGSWLSGCFATKPFAFGGCEWLTVLRGRIVFELDEATHEIGPGTSALVPRGLPCRWIQPEPVLKCFLRWDHEGDDQPAEFWSSLMPGSHARRGCISACARGACWQGAGHCVQLDVKELFRPIIMTAYT is encoded by the coding sequence ATGACATCGCTGGCAATCCCCCTCGACGATCTGCCAAGTCAGGAGGATCTGCCTTTCCAACTGATACTCGAAGGTGGCGAAGTCTGGCAGCGGGGACACCGCCTGGTCGATCGCACGCTCGCAGATTCGGGTCGCGTCACGGCGGGAAGCTGGCTCAGCGGATGTTTTGCTACAAAACCCTTTGCGTTTGGCGGCTGCGAGTGGCTGACCGTGCTGCGCGGCCGGATCGTGTTTGAACTCGACGAAGCAACGCACGAGATCGGCCCTGGCACGTCGGCCTTGGTACCGCGCGGCCTGCCTTGCCGCTGGATCCAGCCCGAACCCGTATTGAAGTGCTTCCTGCGCTGGGACCACGAAGGTGACGATCAGCCGGCCGAGTTCTGGTCATCGCTCATGCCTGGTTCCCATGCCAGACGCGGTTGCATATCAGCTTGCGCAAGGGGAGCTTGTTGGCAAGGCGCCGGGCACTGCGTGCAACTCGACGTCAAGGAACTGTTCAGGCCGATCATCATGACGGCGTACACCTAG
- a CDS encoding substrate-binding domain-containing protein produces the protein MLSRKWIAAAALGSLLLAGHAMAQDKKVVAVSIPAADHGWTAGVVYHAQQAAKEINAAFPGVEVVVKTSPSAAEQVSALEDLSASRKLDALVILPYSSEELTQPVKAIKDAGTFITVVDRGLTDSSIQDLYLAGDNIAVGSNTAKFMIDKLGGKGDLVVLRGIPTVIDDERIKGFEDTIKGTGLKVLDIQYAHWNSDEAFKLMQDYLAKYPHIDAVWANDDDMLLGVLEAVKQSGRTDIKLALGGNGMKDIVKKVIDGDAMTPVETPYPPSMIKTAIYMTVANLIGQAPVRGTVKLDAPLITQANAKEYYFPDSPF, from the coding sequence ATGTTGAGTAGAAAATGGATCGCGGCGGCCGCCCTTGGCTCGCTGCTGCTGGCCGGACACGCCATGGCACAGGACAAGAAGGTCGTCGCGGTGTCGATACCGGCGGCCGACCATGGCTGGACCGCGGGCGTCGTCTATCATGCCCAGCAGGCCGCCAAGGAAATCAACGCGGCTTTCCCGGGCGTGGAAGTAGTCGTCAAGACTTCGCCATCGGCCGCCGAGCAGGTCAGCGCGCTCGAGGATCTGTCCGCCAGCCGCAAACTGGATGCCTTGGTCATCCTGCCATACAGTTCGGAAGAACTGACCCAGCCCGTCAAGGCCATCAAGGACGCGGGAACCTTCATCACCGTCGTCGACCGGGGCCTGACCGATTCCTCGATCCAGGACCTGTATCTCGCCGGCGACAACATCGCGGTGGGCTCCAATACCGCGAAGTTCATGATCGACAAGCTGGGTGGCAAGGGCGATCTCGTGGTGCTGCGCGGCATTCCGACGGTCATCGATGACGAGCGCATCAAGGGCTTTGAGGACACGATCAAGGGCACCGGACTGAAGGTGCTGGACATCCAGTACGCGCATTGGAACAGCGACGAGGCCTTCAAGCTGATGCAGGACTACCTGGCCAAGTATCCGCATATCGATGCGGTCTGGGCCAATGACGACGACATGCTGCTTGGCGTGCTCGAGGCCGTGAAGCAATCGGGCCGGACCGATATCAAGCTGGCCCTCGGTGGCAATGGCATGAAGGACATCGTCAAGAAGGTGATCGATGGCGACGCGATGACACCAGTCGAGACCCCATATCCGCCGTCGATGATCAAGACAGCGATCTACATGACCGTTGCCAATCTAATCGGCCAGGCACCTGTCCGCGGCACCGTCAAGCTCGATGCGCCGCTGATCACCCAGGCCAATGCCAAGGAATACTATTTCCCCGACTCGCCATTCTGA